One Prunus dulcis chromosome 8, ALMONDv2, whole genome shotgun sequence DNA window includes the following coding sequences:
- the LOC117612131 gene encoding uncharacterized protein LOC117612131, producing the protein MAATTGLISSTFLSGETSSFPNTSFSSSSSSLRFPHPNFPANLRMVRIPTLATASKPATTPRQPRGIMKPRKVSPEMQALVGTPEISRTQALKLIWAHIKQNNLQDPQNKRIIVCDEKLKKIFAGKDQVGFLEVAGLITPHFL; encoded by the exons ATGGCAGCAACAACAGGCCTCATCTCCTCCACCTTCCTCTCCGGCGAGACATCGTCGTTTCCCAACACATCTttctcctcctcatcctcctcTCTAAGGTTTCCCCACCCTAACTTCCCCGCTAACCTGCGCATGGTGCGTATCCCAACCCTCGCCACTGCCTCGAAGCCAGCCACCACCCCACGCCAGCCCCGCGGCATCATGAAGCCTCGCAAAGTCTCGCCCGAGATGCAAGCCCTTGTGGGTACCCCTGAAATTTCTCGCACCCAAGCTCTGAAACTGATTTGGGCTCACATTAAGCAAAATAATCTTCAG GACCCTCAAAACAAGAGGATTATAGTTTGTGATGAGAAGCTGAAGAAGATTTTTGCAGGGAAGGACCAAGTTGGATTTCTGGAGGTTGCTGGGTTGATCACTCCCCATTTCCTTTGA